The following proteins come from a genomic window of Corallococcus sp. NCRR:
- a CDS encoding PIG-L deacetylase family protein encodes MMNGTPVRRALRRLQRMSLERRARAFDADALRRPAMVFAPHPDDETLGCGGTILQKRRVGATVRIVCLTDGAGSHPSLLPGDELKAMRAREVRGAAKVLEVEEKDVFLLGFPDRELDACREAAVARVAELLWRHRPEQLFVPYARGEHPDHVSTNLIVREAVERVGLPVTLYEYAVWAWRHWPMVGFEESRRSLLSVAVSTRMGLWMAREFRTKVLIRDVLARKRAALASHASQMERRVAEPRWHTLEDVDGGEFLACFFEDYELYRRIDIAAR; translated from the coding sequence TCGACGCGGACGCACTCCGGCGTCCGGCGATGGTGTTCGCGCCGCACCCGGATGACGAGACGCTGGGCTGCGGGGGCACCATCCTCCAGAAGCGGCGCGTGGGGGCGACGGTTCGCATTGTCTGCCTGACGGATGGCGCCGGTTCGCATCCGTCCCTGCTGCCGGGCGACGAGTTGAAGGCAATGCGGGCGCGGGAGGTGCGGGGCGCGGCGAAGGTCCTGGAGGTGGAGGAGAAGGACGTCTTCCTGCTGGGCTTTCCCGACCGCGAGCTGGACGCGTGCCGCGAGGCGGCGGTGGCGCGGGTGGCGGAGCTGCTGTGGCGGCATCGGCCGGAGCAGCTCTTCGTCCCGTACGCCCGGGGCGAGCACCCCGACCATGTGAGCACGAACCTCATCGTGCGCGAGGCGGTGGAGAGGGTGGGGCTGCCGGTGACGTTGTACGAGTACGCGGTGTGGGCCTGGCGGCACTGGCCCATGGTGGGCTTCGAGGAGAGCCGGCGGTCGTTGCTGTCGGTGGCGGTATCCACGCGGATGGGGCTTTGGATGGCCAGGGAGTTCCGGACGAAGGTGCTCATCCGGGACGTGCTGGCACGGAAGCGCGCCGCGCTGGCGAGTCACGCCTCGCAGATGGAGCGTCGTGTCGCGGAGCCGCGCTGGCACACGTTGGAGGACGTAGACGGGGGCGAATTCCTCGCGTGCTTCTTCGAGGACTACGAGCTCTACCGCCGCATCGACATCGCGGCGCGCTGA
- a CDS encoding O-antigen ligase family protein, with protein METKSLIFLSLCTVAIPAGIAAVGRSPRLKHLCAGLLIWGTTHYSARTINFFSREWYRGTTRGFEFCWLDFLWIFLLADELRKRQPGQRLGVPCALVSMVVFIVYNAVNILLSEPQLFGLFELSKMVRGLMVYVAVAYYVKNEQDLRRIVTALAITIIYEWFWVIHSRVVLGHARADGTLFHPNTLSMFNLIAVPVLLAVALSDVGPRLQRLCGVATFLGSFSVLCTVSRAGLVSLGLLLVGVALTCGALKPTPKMFAVSFALFLAAIPVGLKLAPSFQARFESEGGLSKEFGGREYEGRGTYVYLARLMREDHFFGVGLNNWSYWVSNTYGRRLGYGYLPYTGTDEAPPDGPIPAGSNVDAAQAPPAHSLYQITLGETGWPGVILFAGVWLRWFTMSASFFFSRSSAFRSRFGIGVFFGLLGAFVQSLSEWEYRQTPLLFLLHILLGALAAVYPARPSVMARRASAA; from the coding sequence ATGGAGACGAAGTCCCTCATCTTCCTGAGCCTGTGCACGGTGGCGATTCCGGCGGGGATCGCCGCCGTGGGGAGGTCTCCGCGACTGAAGCACCTCTGCGCGGGCCTGCTCATCTGGGGCACGACCCACTACTCGGCGCGGACCATCAACTTCTTCAGCCGCGAGTGGTACCGCGGCACCACCCGAGGCTTTGAGTTCTGCTGGCTCGACTTCCTGTGGATCTTCCTGCTCGCGGACGAACTGCGGAAGCGCCAGCCGGGCCAGCGGCTCGGGGTGCCCTGCGCGCTCGTGAGCATGGTCGTCTTCATCGTCTACAACGCGGTGAACATCCTCCTCTCCGAGCCCCAGTTGTTCGGCCTGTTCGAGCTGTCGAAGATGGTCCGCGGCCTCATGGTGTACGTGGCGGTGGCGTACTACGTGAAGAACGAGCAGGACCTGCGCCGCATCGTCACGGCGCTGGCCATCACGATCATCTACGAGTGGTTCTGGGTCATCCACTCCCGCGTCGTGCTGGGGCACGCGCGGGCGGATGGGACGCTGTTCCACCCGAACACGCTGTCGATGTTCAACCTCATCGCCGTCCCGGTGCTGCTGGCGGTGGCGCTCTCGGACGTGGGGCCCCGCCTCCAGCGCCTGTGCGGAGTGGCCACCTTCCTGGGCTCCTTCTCGGTGCTGTGCACCGTGTCGCGCGCGGGGCTCGTCTCGCTCGGGCTGCTCCTGGTGGGGGTGGCCCTGACGTGCGGAGCGCTGAAGCCCACCCCGAAGATGTTCGCGGTGTCGTTCGCGCTGTTCCTCGCGGCCATCCCCGTGGGGCTCAAGCTGGCGCCGTCCTTCCAGGCCCGCTTCGAGTCAGAGGGTGGACTGTCCAAGGAGTTCGGAGGCAGGGAGTACGAAGGGCGCGGCACGTACGTCTATCTCGCGCGGCTGATGCGCGAGGACCATTTCTTCGGCGTCGGGCTGAACAACTGGTCCTACTGGGTCTCGAACACGTACGGCAGGAGGCTCGGTTACGGCTACCTCCCCTATACGGGTACCGACGAGGCACCGCCGGACGGGCCCATTCCGGCGGGTTCGAACGTGGACGCGGCGCAGGCGCCTCCGGCGCACAGCCTGTATCAGATTACGCTGGGTGAGACAGGCTGGCCCGGAGTCATCCTGTTCGCGGGTGTCTGGCTGCGCTGGTTCACGATGAGCGCCAGCTTCTTCTTCAGCCGTTCGTCCGCGTTCCGCTCACGCTTTGGGATTGGAGTCTTCTTTGGCCTGCTAGGCGCCTTCGTCCAGAGCCTCTCCGAGTGGGAGTACCGGCAGACGCCGCTCCTCTTCCTGCTGCACATCCTGCTCGGAGCGCTCGCGGCCGTGTACCCGGCCCGCCCGTCCGTGATGGCCAGGCGGGCCTCCGCGGCGTGA